The Streptomyces pactum genome contains a region encoding:
- a CDS encoding nitrate reductase subunit alpha produces MTETRTPPTEPGAALLRAGRFFRPGTAAPDLHSIGLVGGREADAFYRDRWSHDKVVTSTHGVNCTGSCRWNVFVKDGVITWETQATDYPSVGPDRPEYEPRGCPRGAAFSWYTYSPTRVRYPYVRGVLLDMYREAKARLSDPVLAWADVQEDPERRRRYQRARGKGGLVRATWDEAVEMVAAAHVHTIRTQGPDRIAGFSPIPAMSMVSHAAGARFHSLIGAPMLSFYDWYADLPVASPQVFGDQTDVPESGDWWDAAYLIMWGSNVPVTRTPDAHWMAEARYRGQKVVVVSPDYADNTKFADQWLHPHPGTDGALALAMGHVVLKEFFVDRVTPFFDDYVRRFTDLPFLVTLTERDGGHVPAKFLRAADLGQEGADAAWKTVVLDGTTGRAVVPNGSLGFRWNEADQGKWNLDLGDVRPLLSLHGHEMASGVQVLLPRFDTEGGAHAQGRGEVVRRGVPATRLGGATGPLVTTVFDLLLAQYGVARPGVPGDWPVSYEDADAPGTPAWQQTHTSVPATACVRIAREFARTAERSKGRCMILMGAGTNHWFHSETIYRAFLALLQLTGCQGRNGGGWAHYVGQEKCRPVTGWASLAAASDWSRPPRQMIGTAYWYLNTDQWRYDRFGADVLASPLGEGRLAGMTGADCLALSARTGWMPSYPTFDRSPLELGEAFGDPVANAVAELRAGTLKFACEDPDAPENWPRILTLWRANLLGSSAKGAEYFTKHLLGTHSSLRAEEAAPDERPRDVVWREDAPEGKLDLLLSLDFRHTSSTLLSDVVLPAATWYEKHDLSSTDMHPYVHAFSPAVDPPWQTRTDFDAFKALAERLSELAVGHLGVRKDLVAAPLQHDTPGETAQPGGVVRDWRRGECDPEPGRTMPNLVVVERDYTAVGAKFAALGPLVEAKGLPAKGITLRPDAEVERLRRMNGAVRGGPADGRPALDTAVKAANTILALSGTTNGRLAVQGFHTLEAKTGQRMAHLAAEHEGKRITYADTQAAPVPVITSPEWSGSEAGGRRYTAFTLNTEHLKPWHTLTGRQHFFLDHDWMHELGEALPVYRPPLDMSRLFGEPQLGPDGHRAVTVRYLTPHNKWSIHSEYQDNLFMLALSRGGQTVWMSTRDAEAIGVADDDWIEAVNRNGVVVARAIVSHRMPPGTVYMHHAQERTVNVPLTETTGRRGGIHNSLTRLILKPTHLIGGYAQLSWAFNYLGPTGNQRDEVTVIRRRGQEVEY; encoded by the coding sequence GTGACCGAGACGCGGACACCGCCCACCGAGCCGGGCGCGGCGCTGCTGCGCGCGGGACGGTTCTTCCGGCCCGGCACCGCGGCGCCCGACCTGCACAGCATCGGGCTGGTCGGCGGCCGGGAGGCGGACGCCTTCTACCGGGACCGCTGGAGCCACGACAAGGTCGTGACCTCCACGCACGGCGTGAACTGCACCGGCTCCTGCCGCTGGAACGTGTTCGTCAAGGACGGCGTCATCACCTGGGAGACCCAGGCGACGGACTACCCGTCGGTCGGCCCGGACCGCCCCGAGTACGAGCCGCGCGGCTGCCCCCGGGGAGCGGCCTTCTCCTGGTACACGTACTCGCCTACCCGCGTGCGCTACCCGTACGTGCGCGGCGTGCTGCTGGACATGTACCGGGAGGCGAAGGCGCGGCTGTCGGATCCGGTGCTGGCCTGGGCCGACGTCCAGGAAGACCCCGAGCGGCGGCGGCGCTACCAGCGGGCGCGCGGCAAGGGCGGCCTGGTCCGGGCGACCTGGGACGAGGCCGTCGAGATGGTCGCCGCGGCCCACGTCCACACCATCCGCACCCAGGGCCCCGACCGCATCGCCGGCTTCTCTCCCATCCCGGCGATGTCGATGGTGTCGCACGCGGCCGGTGCCCGCTTCCACTCCCTCATCGGCGCGCCGATGCTGTCGTTCTACGACTGGTACGCCGACCTCCCCGTGGCGTCCCCGCAGGTCTTCGGCGACCAGACGGACGTGCCGGAGTCGGGCGACTGGTGGGACGCGGCGTACCTGATCATGTGGGGTTCGAACGTCCCGGTGACCCGTACGCCGGACGCGCACTGGATGGCGGAGGCCCGCTACCGGGGCCAGAAGGTCGTGGTCGTCTCCCCCGACTACGCCGACAACACCAAATTCGCCGACCAGTGGCTGCACCCGCACCCGGGCACGGACGGCGCCCTGGCCCTCGCCATGGGGCACGTGGTCCTCAAGGAGTTCTTCGTCGACCGCGTCACGCCCTTCTTCGACGACTACGTACGGCGCTTCACGGACCTTCCGTTCCTGGTGACACTGACCGAGCGGGACGGGGGTCACGTCCCGGCGAAGTTCCTGCGCGCCGCCGACCTGGGGCAGGAGGGCGCGGACGCCGCCTGGAAGACGGTCGTGCTGGACGGGACGACGGGCCGCGCGGTCGTCCCGAACGGGTCGCTGGGCTTCCGCTGGAACGAGGCGGACCAGGGGAAGTGGAACCTCGACCTCGGTGACGTGCGGCCCCTGCTGAGCCTGCACGGCCACGAGATGGCGTCGGGCGTTCAGGTGCTGCTCCCCCGCTTCGACACCGAGGGCGGCGCGCACGCGCAGGGCCGCGGCGAGGTCGTTCGGCGGGGTGTGCCGGCGACACGGCTGGGCGGGGCGACCGGGCCGCTGGTGACCACGGTGTTCGACCTGCTGCTGGCGCAGTACGGCGTGGCACGGCCCGGGGTGCCGGGCGACTGGCCGGTCTCGTACGAGGACGCGGACGCGCCCGGCACTCCGGCCTGGCAGCAGACGCACACCTCGGTCCCGGCCACGGCCTGTGTGCGGATCGCCCGGGAGTTCGCGCGCACCGCCGAGCGCTCCAAGGGCCGCTGCATGATCCTCATGGGCGCGGGCACCAACCACTGGTTCCACTCCGAGACGATCTACCGGGCCTTCCTGGCCCTGCTCCAGCTCACCGGCTGCCAGGGCCGCAACGGCGGCGGCTGGGCACACTACGTGGGCCAGGAGAAGTGCCGCCCGGTGACCGGCTGGGCGTCGCTGGCCGCCGCGTCGGACTGGTCGCGCCCGCCGCGCCAGATGATCGGCACCGCGTACTGGTACCTCAACACCGATCAGTGGCGCTACGACCGGTTCGGCGCCGACGTACTGGCCTCGCCGCTGGGCGAGGGGCGGCTGGCGGGCATGACGGGCGCGGACTGCCTGGCGCTGTCGGCGCGGACGGGCTGGATGCCGTCGTACCCGACCTTCGACCGCAGTCCGCTGGAGCTGGGCGAGGCGTTCGGCGACCCGGTGGCGAACGCGGTGGCCGAACTGCGGGCGGGAACACTGAAGTTCGCCTGCGAGGACCCGGACGCGCCGGAGAACTGGCCGCGGATCCTGACCCTGTGGCGGGCCAACCTGCTCGGTTCTTCGGCGAAGGGCGCCGAGTACTTCACCAAGCACCTGCTGGGCACGCACTCCTCGCTGCGCGCCGAGGAGGCCGCGCCCGACGAGCGTCCCCGGGACGTGGTGTGGCGGGAGGATGCGCCGGAGGGGAAACTCGACCTCTTGCTGTCGCTGGACTTCCGGCACACCTCGTCCACGCTGCTCTCCGACGTGGTGCTGCCCGCCGCGACCTGGTACGAGAAGCACGACCTGTCCAGCACGGACATGCACCCCTACGTGCACGCCTTCTCCCCGGCCGTGGACCCCCCGTGGCAGACACGGACCGATTTCGACGCCTTCAAGGCACTCGCCGAGCGACTGAGCGAGCTGGCCGTCGGCCACCTCGGGGTACGCAAGGACCTGGTGGCGGCTCCGCTCCAGCACGACACGCCGGGCGAGACGGCCCAGCCGGGCGGGGTGGTACGGGACTGGCGGCGCGGGGAGTGCGATCCCGAGCCCGGGAGGACCATGCCGAACCTCGTCGTCGTGGAGCGCGACTACACGGCGGTCGGCGCGAAGTTCGCGGCGCTGGGCCCGCTGGTGGAGGCCAAGGGCCTGCCCGCCAAGGGCATCACCCTGCGGCCCGACGCGGAGGTGGAGCGGCTGCGGCGCATGAACGGGGCGGTGCGCGGCGGCCCGGCCGACGGGCGTCCGGCGCTGGACACGGCGGTGAAGGCCGCCAACACCATCCTGGCCCTGTCCGGCACGACCAACGGGCGCCTGGCCGTCCAGGGCTTCCACACGCTGGAGGCGAAGACCGGGCAGCGGATGGCCCACCTCGCCGCCGAGCACGAGGGCAAGCGGATCACCTACGCGGACACCCAGGCGGCGCCCGTGCCGGTGATCACCTCGCCGGAGTGGTCGGGCAGCGAGGCCGGCGGGCGCCGGTACACCGCGTTCACGCTCAACACCGAGCACCTCAAGCCCTGGCACACCCTCACCGGCCGCCAGCACTTCTTTCTCGACCACGACTGGATGCACGAGCTGGGCGAGGCGCTGCCGGTGTACCGGCCGCCGCTGGACATGAGCAGGCTGTTCGGCGAACCGCAGCTCGGTCCGGACGGACACCGGGCGGTGACGGTCCGCTACCTCACCCCGCACAACAAGTGGTCCATCCACTCCGAGTACCAGGACAACCTGTTCATGCTGGCCCTGTCCCGGGGCGGTCAGACCGTCTGGATGTCCACGCGGGACGCGGAGGCGATCGGCGTCGCCGACGACGACTGGATCGAGGCGGTCAACCGCAACGGCGTGGTGGTGGCCCGCGCGATCGTCTCGCACCGCATGCCGCCCGGCACGGTCTACATGCACCACGCGCAGGAACGGACGGTCAACGTCCCCCTGACGGAGACGACCGGCAGACGCGGCGGCATCCACAACTCCCTCACCCGGCTGATCCTCAAGCCGACCCATCTCATCGGCGGCTACGCCCAGTTGTCCTGGGCGTTCAACTACCTCGGTCCGACGGGCAACCAGCGCGACGAGGTCACCGTGATCCGCCGCCGCGGCCAGGAGGTCGAGTACTGA
- the narH gene encoding nitrate reductase subunit beta translates to MRPMAQVAMVMNLDKCIGCHTCSVTCKQAWTNRRGMEYVWFNNVETRPGQGYPRRYEDQGKWRGGWELNRRGALKLKAGGRFKKLAGIFSNPRLPEIKDYYEPWTYDYRNLTDAPLGEDYPVARPVSQLDGKPMKIGWSSNWDDNLGGTPAYGDLDPMVERTRQQASKKVRFAYEETFMFYLPRICEHCLNPSCVASCPSGAMYKRAEDGIVLVDQDRCRGWRMCVTGCPYKKVYFNHRTGKAEKCTFCYPRVEVGQPTVCSETCVGRLRYLGVVLYDADKVTEAASTPDERDLYEAQLGLFLDPADTAVRRAAEEAGIPYDWMEAARRSPVHALVSRYRVALPLHPEYRTMPMVWYIPPLSPVVDALTETGHDGEDPDNLFGAIDTLRIPLEYLAEVFTAGDVGPVRASLEKLAAMRAHMRSVNLGEDPDPAVCAGVGMRAQEVEDMYRLLAIAKYEERYVIPTAAVGDAHRLEASALPDTCSLDTDGGPGMGGDGPFGQDSGRRRLPLVPVENFHILRRRQTAGDEREV, encoded by the coding sequence ATGCGCCCGATGGCCCAGGTCGCCATGGTCATGAACCTCGACAAGTGCATCGGCTGCCACACCTGCTCGGTCACCTGCAAGCAGGCGTGGACCAACCGGCGGGGCATGGAGTACGTCTGGTTCAACAACGTCGAGACCCGCCCCGGCCAGGGCTATCCGCGCCGCTACGAGGACCAGGGGAAGTGGCGGGGCGGCTGGGAGCTGAACCGGCGGGGTGCGCTGAAGCTGAAGGCGGGCGGCCGGTTCAAGAAGCTCGCGGGGATCTTCTCCAACCCGAGGCTCCCGGAGATCAAGGACTACTACGAGCCCTGGACGTACGACTACAGGAACCTCACCGACGCCCCGCTCGGCGAGGACTACCCCGTCGCCCGGCCCGTCTCCCAGCTCGACGGCAAGCCGATGAAGATCGGCTGGTCCTCGAACTGGGACGACAACCTGGGAGGCACCCCCGCCTACGGAGACCTCGACCCGATGGTGGAGCGCACGCGCCAACAGGCTTCCAAGAAGGTGCGGTTCGCGTACGAGGAGACCTTCATGTTCTACCTGCCGCGCATCTGCGAGCACTGCCTCAACCCGTCGTGCGTGGCCTCGTGCCCGTCCGGGGCGATGTACAAGCGTGCGGAGGACGGCATCGTCCTGGTCGACCAGGACCGCTGCCGGGGCTGGCGGATGTGCGTGACGGGATGCCCGTACAAGAAGGTGTACTTCAACCACCGCACCGGCAAGGCCGAGAAGTGCACCTTCTGCTATCCGCGCGTCGAGGTGGGGCAGCCGACGGTCTGCTCGGAGACCTGCGTGGGCAGGCTCAGGTACCTGGGGGTCGTGCTGTACGACGCCGACAAGGTGACCGAGGCGGCCTCCACGCCGGACGAGCGGGACCTGTACGAGGCGCAGTTGGGCTTGTTCCTCGACCCCGCCGACACCGCGGTGCGGCGGGCGGCCGAGGAGGCGGGGATCCCGTACGACTGGATGGAGGCGGCCCGGCGCTCCCCCGTGCACGCGCTGGTGAGCAGGTACCGGGTGGCGCTGCCCCTGCATCCGGAGTACCGGACCATGCCGATGGTCTGGTACATCCCTCCGCTGTCGCCGGTGGTGGACGCGCTGACGGAGACCGGGCACGACGGCGAGGACCCGGACAACCTCTTCGGCGCCATCGACACGCTGCGGATCCCGCTGGAGTACCTGGCGGAGGTGTTCACGGCGGGCGACGTGGGCCCGGTGCGGGCGTCACTGGAGAAGCTGGCGGCGATGCGCGCCCACATGCGGTCGGTCAACCTCGGCGAGGACCCCGACCCGGCCGTCTGCGCGGGCGTCGGGATGCGCGCCCAGGAGGTCGAGGACATGTACCGGCTGCTGGCGATCGCCAAGTACGAGGAGCGGTACGTGATCCCGACGGCGGCCGTCGGTGACGCGCACCGGCTGGAGGCGTCCGCGCTGCCGGACACGTGCAGCCTGGACACCGACGGCGGGCCGGGCATGGGCGGCGACGGCCCCTTCGGCCAGGACTCCGGACGCAGGCGGCTGCCGCTGGTGCCGGTGGAGAACTTTCACATCCTGCGCAGGCGGCAGACCGCGGGCGACGAGAGGGAGGTCTGA
- the narJ gene encoding nitrate reductase molybdenum cofactor assembly chaperone yields MPGFEVLYQAAALCLTYPDDDFRTRLPLLREAAPQLRGFTDHAAVTPQGELQAHYVEVFDFKNRHSLYLSWWTDGDTRNRGMSLVRFKELYRAHGLEFTDEELPDFLPAVLEFASRTGDIGMLAEHRDALDQLRSRLTAFGTPYACVLDAVCATLPPAPTGARP; encoded by the coding sequence ATGCCCGGATTCGAGGTGCTGTACCAGGCGGCGGCGCTCTGTCTGACGTATCCCGACGACGACTTCCGCACCCGGCTGCCGCTGCTGCGCGAGGCCGCGCCGCAACTGCGGGGGTTCACCGACCACGCGGCCGTGACCCCGCAGGGAGAGCTCCAGGCACACTACGTGGAGGTCTTCGACTTCAAGAACCGGCACAGCCTGTACCTGAGCTGGTGGACCGACGGCGACACCCGCAACCGCGGCATGTCGCTGGTCCGCTTCAAGGAGCTGTACCGGGCCCACGGTCTGGAGTTCACCGACGAGGAGCTGCCGGACTTCCTGCCGGCGGTGCTGGAGTTCGCCTCCCGTACCGGGGACATCGGCATGCTCGCCGAGCACCGCGACGCCCTGGACCAGCTCCGCTCCCGGCTCACCGCCTTCGGAACGCCCTACGCGTGCGTCCTGGACGCCGTGTGCGCCACCCTGCCGCCCGCACCCACCGGAGCACGCCCGTGA
- the narI gene encoding respiratory nitrate reductase subunit gamma has protein sequence MTVFLWGVLPYAAFALLIAGLVWRHRYDRFGWTTRSSQVYESRLLNIASPVFHYGILFVLVGHLIGLFVPESWTDAVGVSGHAYHLLSLYGGTAAGALAVAGIIVLIYRRRTNAPVFRATTANDKVMYVFLLSAIVLGMVAKLAHSSGTGYDYRHTIGPWSRGLFTLQPRTELMVGVPALYQVHAVIGMVLIALVPYTRLVHMFSAPVQYLVRPYVVYRSRDPRQLGPRPDRRGWERAGS, from the coding sequence GTGACCGTCTTCCTCTGGGGCGTGCTGCCCTACGCCGCGTTCGCCCTGCTGATCGCCGGCCTGGTCTGGCGGCACCGCTACGACCGCTTCGGCTGGACGACGCGGTCCTCCCAGGTCTACGAGTCCAGGCTGCTGAACATCGCCTCGCCGGTGTTCCACTACGGCATCCTGTTCGTGCTGGTCGGCCATCTCATCGGGCTGTTCGTCCCCGAGTCGTGGACGGACGCGGTGGGCGTGAGCGGGCACGCCTACCACCTGCTGTCCCTGTACGGCGGCACGGCGGCCGGGGCGCTGGCGGTCGCCGGGATCATCGTCCTCATCTACCGGCGTCGCACCAACGCGCCCGTGTTCCGGGCGACGACCGCCAACGACAAGGTCATGTACGTCTTCCTGCTGAGTGCCATCGTCCTCGGCATGGTGGCCAAGCTCGCGCACTCCTCCGGCACGGGCTACGACTACCGGCACACCATCGGACCCTGGTCGCGCGGCCTGTTCACCCTCCAGCCGAGAACGGAGCTGATGGTGGGGGTGCCGGCGCTGTACCAGGTGCACGCGGTGATCGGGATGGTGCTGATCGCCCTGGTGCCCTACACGCGGCTCGTGCACATGTTCAGCGCGCCGGTCCAGTACCTGGTCCGGCCGTACGTGGTCTACCGGTCGCGCGACCCCAGGCAACTGGGGCCGCGCCCGGACCGGCGTGGCTGGGAGCGCGCGGGCTCCTGA
- a CDS encoding OsmC family protein: protein MATTRSAHTVWEGNLLEGNGVVTFDSSGIGEQPVSWPSRAEQANGKTSPEELIAAAHSSCFSMALSHGLAGAGTPPTKLTTSADVTFQPGEGITGIHLTVEGTVPGLDNDAFVSAAEDAKKNCPVSQALTGTTITLTAKLAG, encoded by the coding sequence GTGGCAACCACGCGCTCCGCACACACCGTCTGGGAAGGCAACCTGCTCGAGGGCAACGGTGTCGTCACCTTCGACTCGTCCGGCATCGGCGAGCAGCCGGTGTCGTGGCCGTCGCGCGCCGAGCAGGCGAACGGCAAGACCAGCCCGGAAGAGCTGATCGCCGCCGCCCACTCGAGCTGCTTCTCCATGGCGCTGTCGCACGGTCTGGCCGGCGCCGGCACCCCGCCCACCAAGCTCACCACCTCCGCCGACGTCACCTTCCAGCCCGGTGAGGGCATCACGGGCATCCACCTCACCGTGGAGGGCACCGTCCCCGGCCTCGACAACGACGCGTTCGTCTCCGCCGCCGAGGACGCCAAGAAGAACTGCCCGGTCAGCCAGGCCCTGACCGGCACCACCATCACCCTCACGGCGAAGCTCGCCGGCTAG
- a CDS encoding amino acid permease, whose product MHVTGTVPPPAPDQRETPAAPDSAPAPGDGRHARRFGLPVATALVMGNIIGGGIFLLPASVAPFGTISLLAFGVLTVGAVALALVFGRLAARDPRTGGPYVYAREAFGDFAGFLAAWAYWITTWVSNAALAVAAVGYLDVLIPVNDHRWTACLAALVIQWLPALANFAGTRYVGAVQLVSTVLKFAPLLLVAVGGLFFFDADNLGPFNASGGSGIGAVSAAAAILLFSYLGVESAAVSAGEVKDPRRTVGRATVIGTAGAALVYLLGTLSVFGTVAHDRLVDSTAPFSDAVNAMFGGAWGGWAVALAALVSMTGCLNGWTLLSAQTPYAAAKDGLFPAAFARRRRGVPTTGVAVTVVLASLLTVYNYTSGPAKVFEVLVLVTTFTATVPYLLATAAQLFHLVSGQGERVDRSRLVRDGVIAAVAAGFSLWLVAGAGYAAVYQGVLFLFAGVLVYAVMAARRRRAEGPAAP is encoded by the coding sequence ATGCACGTCACCGGGACCGTCCCCCCACCGGCTCCGGACCAGCGGGAAACCCCCGCGGCCCCCGATTCCGCTCCGGCACCCGGCGACGGCAGGCACGCCCGCCGCTTCGGGCTCCCCGTCGCCACCGCCCTGGTCATGGGCAACATCATCGGCGGCGGCATCTTCCTGCTTCCGGCCTCCGTCGCGCCCTTCGGCACGATCAGTCTGCTCGCCTTCGGTGTCCTGACCGTCGGCGCCGTCGCGCTCGCCCTGGTCTTCGGCCGCCTCGCCGCCCGCGACCCGCGCACCGGCGGCCCCTACGTCTACGCCCGCGAGGCCTTCGGCGACTTCGCCGGCTTCCTCGCCGCCTGGGCGTACTGGATCACCACCTGGGTGTCCAACGCGGCCCTGGCCGTCGCCGCCGTCGGCTACCTCGACGTCCTGATCCCGGTGAACGACCACCGCTGGACCGCCTGCCTTGCCGCGCTCGTCATCCAGTGGCTGCCGGCGCTCGCCAACTTCGCGGGCACCCGCTACGTGGGCGCCGTCCAGTTGGTGTCGACCGTCCTGAAGTTCGCTCCGCTGCTCCTGGTCGCGGTCGGCGGGCTGTTCTTCTTCGACGCGGACAACCTCGGCCCGTTCAACGCGAGCGGCGGCAGCGGCATCGGCGCGGTCTCCGCCGCCGCCGCGATCCTGCTCTTCTCCTACCTCGGCGTGGAGTCCGCCGCCGTCAGCGCCGGCGAGGTCAAGGACCCCCGCCGCACGGTCGGCCGGGCCACGGTCATCGGCACCGCGGGCGCCGCCCTGGTCTATCTCCTGGGCACCCTGTCCGTCTTCGGCACGGTCGCCCACGACCGTCTGGTGGACTCCACCGCGCCCTTCTCCGACGCCGTGAACGCCATGTTCGGCGGCGCCTGGGGCGGCTGGGCCGTGGCACTCGCCGCCCTGGTGTCCATGACCGGCTGCCTCAACGGCTGGACGCTGCTCAGCGCCCAGACCCCGTACGCCGCCGCGAAGGACGGCCTCTTCCCGGCCGCGTTCGCCCGCAGGCGGCGCGGCGTCCCGACGACCGGGGTCGCCGTCACCGTCGTCCTCGCCTCCCTGCTCACCGTCTACAACTACACGTCGGGTCCGGCGAAGGTCTTCGAGGTCCTCGTCCTCGTCACCACCTTCACCGCGACCGTGCCGTACCTGCTGGCCACCGCCGCGCAGCTCTTCCACCTGGTGTCGGGACAGGGCGAGAGGGTCGACCGGTCGCGGCTCGTGCGGGACGGTGTGATCGCGGCGGTCGCGGCCGGATTCTCCCTCTGGCTGGTCGCCGGTGCCGGCTACGCGGCGGTGTACCAGGGCGTGCTGTTCCTCTTCGCGGGCGTGCTGGTCTACGCGGTGATGGCGGCCCGCAGACGGCGCGCGGAGGGCCCCGCCGCACCGTGA
- a CDS encoding phage holin family protein: MRSVGGGRWRRVASQIGRSVTVWAVSTLTMLVLAGILPDFRLQSPDGDSATDIAMTAAVGAGAFGLLSALVWPLLVRLLLLVPALVLGLLVFFLNGGLLLLAIDVNPAGRGGVAPETAVVVAAVMSAVASATGGALAVRDDDAYRRRLYRLADRRRGSGPPCPADPGTVFLQLDGVGHDVLLDAVDGGAMPTVARWLGRDGTSATHRLALWRTDWSSQTGASQLGILHGSNHDVPAFRWYEKDSGEVVVCNRPTSAAQLQHRAVKHTGDGGLLSFDGASRGNLFGGGADEQALVLSIATRRRGPQTRSRSGYFAYFSDPANAVRTAMSFVAEVCREIGQSTRARVHKVRPRVSRGGLYPFVRAFATVVERDVVVAAVMGDMLAGRTAVYADLVAYDEVAHHSGPGSRDAAKVLQRLDRSLALIEKVAEHAPRRYRVVVLSDHGQSPGETFRARYGLTLGDLVRAGCGLPVPRRAQRTRSGAEARNTVRAALHRPVEEGAEQQRPADTPTGRRSEPIVLASGNLGLVSFPDVRHRMTREEIDARHPALLPTLANHPGIGFLLVRSERHGGVVLGARGAEVRLDRLDEDPGPLAPFGPGAADAVRRTHSFPHTADIMVNSFHDPADGEVLAFEEQIGSHGGLGGAQSRAFLLSPVVLSAPVAEGAEIVGAEHVHRVLRRWLRESNGPQVPVEDPRSRAVDSGPFPVVDGVVQDKSA; the protein is encoded by the coding sequence GTGCGGAGCGTGGGTGGAGGGCGTTGGCGCCGGGTCGCCAGTCAGATCGGGCGGAGTGTCACGGTGTGGGCCGTCTCCACCCTCACCATGCTCGTGCTCGCCGGGATCCTGCCGGACTTCCGGCTCCAGTCGCCCGACGGCGACAGCGCGACCGACATCGCGATGACCGCCGCGGTCGGCGCCGGCGCCTTCGGCCTGCTGTCCGCCCTGGTGTGGCCACTGCTGGTCCGACTGCTGCTCCTGGTGCCGGCGCTCGTCCTCGGGCTCCTCGTCTTCTTCCTCAACGGCGGGCTGCTGCTCCTCGCGATCGACGTGAATCCGGCCGGGCGCGGCGGCGTCGCTCCGGAGACGGCGGTCGTGGTGGCCGCCGTCATGTCGGCCGTCGCCTCCGCCACCGGCGGTGCCCTGGCCGTGCGCGACGACGACGCCTACCGGCGCCGGCTCTACCGCCTCGCCGACCGCCGCCGCGGATCCGGCCCGCCCTGCCCGGCCGACCCGGGCACCGTCTTCCTGCAACTGGACGGCGTCGGTCACGACGTCCTGCTGGACGCCGTCGACGGCGGCGCCATGCCCACCGTCGCCCGGTGGCTGGGCCGCGACGGCACCTCCGCGACCCACCGGCTCGCCCTGTGGCGCACCGACTGGTCCAGCCAGACCGGCGCCAGCCAACTCGGCATCCTGCACGGCTCCAACCACGACGTCCCCGCCTTCCGCTGGTACGAGAAGGACAGCGGCGAGGTGGTGGTCTGCAACCGCCCGACCAGCGCCGCCCAACTGCAGCACCGCGCCGTCAAGCACACCGGCGACGGCGGACTGCTCAGCTTCGACGGCGCCAGCCGCGGCAACCTCTTCGGGGGCGGCGCCGACGAACAGGCCCTCGTCCTCTCCATCGCCACCCGCCGCCGCGGCCCTCAGACGCGGTCCCGGTCCGGCTACTTCGCCTACTTCTCCGACCCGGCGAACGCCGTACGCACCGCGATGTCCTTCGTCGCCGAGGTCTGCCGGGAGATCGGCCAGTCCACCCGCGCCCGCGTCCACAAGGTCCGCCCCCGCGTCTCCCGCGGCGGCCTCTACCCCTTCGTCCGCGCCTTCGCGACCGTCGTCGAACGGGACGTCGTCGTCGCCGCGGTGATGGGCGACATGCTCGCCGGCCGCACCGCCGTCTACGCCGACCTGGTCGCCTACGACGAGGTGGCGCACCACTCCGGGCCGGGCAGCCGGGACGCCGCGAAGGTCCTCCAGCGGCTCGACCGCTCCCTCGCGCTGATCGAGAAGGTCGCCGAGCACGCCCCCCGCAGGTACCGCGTCGTCGTCCTGTCCGACCACGGCCAGAGCCCCGGCGAGACCTTCCGCGCCCGCTACGGCCTCACCCTCGGCGACCTGGTGCGGGCCGGCTGCGGGCTGCCCGTGCCGCGCCGCGCGCAGCGCACCCGCAGCGGCGCCGAGGCGCGCAACACCGTACGGGCCGCCCTGCACCGGCCCGTCGAGGAGGGCGCCGAGCAGCAGCGCCCCGCCGACACCCCCACCGGCCGCCGCTCGGAGCCGATCGTGCTGGCCTCCGGCAATCTGGGCCTGGTCTCCTTCCCGGACGTCCGGCACCGGATGACCCGGGAGGAGATCGACGCCCGCCACCCCGCCCTGCTGCCCACCCTCGCCAACCACCCCGGCATCGGCTTCCTGCTGGTCCGCAGCGAGCGGCACGGCGGTGTCGTACTCGGCGCGCGGGGCGCGGAGGTCCGGCTCGACCGGCTCGACGAGGACCCCGGCCCGCTCGCGCCCTTCGGACCCGGCGCCGCCGACGCCGTGCGCCGCACGCACTCCTTCCCGCACACCGCCGACATCATGGTCAACTCCTTCCACGACCCGGCCGACGGCGAAGTTCTCGCCTTCGAGGAGCAGATCGGCTCCCACGGCGGGCTCGGCGGCGCCCAGTCGCGTGCCTTCCTGCTGTCACCGGTGGTCCTGTCCGCGCCGGTCGCCGAGGGCGCGGAGATCGTCGGCGCCGAGCACGTGCACCGGGTCCTGCGCCGCTGGCTACGCGAGTCGAACGGCCCGCAGGTGCCCGTGGAGGATCCCCGGTCCAGAGCCGTCGACAGCGGACCTTTTCCGGTGGTGGACGGGGTCGTACAGGACAAAAGCGCCTGA